Proteins encoded within one genomic window of Glandiceps talaboti chromosome 3, keGlaTala1.1, whole genome shotgun sequence:
- the LOC144433450 gene encoding muscle-specific protein 20-like: MANRPRGYGMSAQVAAKIGAKRDPQQEAEAKEWIEAIVGEPFSNPDDYAESLKDGIMICKLANKISPGAVKKINTQKGQSFKMRENIEQFQKFAKSVGVPEVDVFQVVDLFEKGNISQFTQCIFAVARLIATQPGYSGPTLGPKQAQENVRDWTDEQLAQQKAMREGEVGLQMGSNKGASQAGQNFGLGRQINYTEPKNE, from the exons ATTGGTGCCAAACGTGACCCACAACAAGAAGCTGAAGCTAAAGAATGGATAGAAGCCATTGTTGGAGAACCCTTCTCAAATCCAGATGATTATGCTGAATCATTGAAGGATGGTATCATGATCTGCAA GCTGGCCAACAAAATTTCCCCTGGTGCCGTCAAAAAGATTAACACACAAAAAGGTCAATCATTTAAGATG agAGAAAATATTGAGCAGTTTCAGAAATTCGCTAAAAGTGTTGGTGTACCAGAGGTAGATGTGTTCCAAGTGGTTGATTTGTTTGAGAAAGGAAACATTTCCCAATTTACTCAATGTATCTTTGCAGTTGCCCGTCTG ATTGCCACACAACCAGGTTACTCTGGTCCTACACTTGGTCCTAAACAAGCCCAGGAGAATGTCAGAGATTGGACAGATGAACAACTGGCTCAACAGAAAGCCATGCGTGAGGGTGAAGTCGGTCTGCAGATGGGAAGCAACAAGGGTGCTTCACAGGCTGGCCAGAACTTTGGGCTTGGAAGACAAATCAACTACACTGAGCCTAAGAA TGAATAA